The nucleotide sequence gggtgggggggtgggtgggggggtgtaaaggagggagggggccatggggggggagtaggggggggggtcctggattggggggggggtctggggggggtgggtCCTGGGTGGGATCGGGATAGAAGGGTCggaggggggatgctggggggggtccgggtgtgggggggtgctggagggggtcggggtggggggggttttgggggggggcggtcaGGGTGGGGGTCTCGGGTGGGATGAGGATAGAAGGGTCgggggggtcggggtgggggtCTCGGGTGGGTTCCAGGTGCGGAGGGGGTCGGGGTGGGacccttggggggggggtcagggtgtgtgggggggtcagtttggggtcccgggggggggggtccaggtgAGCGCGGGGGTCCTGCTCCGGCTCCCGGAGCGGTGTGTGGTGagggtgggggtcccgggggggggtgtgggggtcccgggggggggtgcTCTGACGCTGCCCCCCCCCAGACGGCGATGCCGCTGCTGTTCACGCTGTTCGAGCTGGGTCGGAACCCGGGGGTGCAGCGGGCGCTGCGGGCCGAGCTGCGggcggcggagggcggggggggggccgggggggggcgggggaggggggcgccggggggggccggcggggacCCCGGCCGCTGCCCGAGCTCCTGGGCGAGCTCCCGCTGCTGCGCGCTGCCATCAAGGAGACCCTGCGGtgggtactggggggcactgggggcgcggggggggcgcTGGAgtctggggactgggggggggctggggaggctgggggggctggggggcactgggggcactggggggcactggagtctggggactggggggggctggggggcactgggggcactgggggggcactggagtctggggactggggggggctggggggcactgggggcactggagcctggggactggggggggctggggggcactgggggcgctgggggggcactggagtctggggactgggggggactggggggcactgggggcactggggggcactggagtctggggactggggggggctggggggcactgggggcactggggggcactggagtctggggactgggggggactggggggcactgggggcactggggggcactggagtctggggactggggggggctggggggcactgggggcactggagcctggggactggggggggctggggggcactgggggcactggggggcactggagtctggggactgggggggactggggggcactgggggcactggggggcactggagtctggggactggggggggctggggggcactgggggcactggagtctggggactggggggggctggggggcactgggggcgcTGGAGCCTGGGGACTGGGGCAACTGGGCgagactgggaggcactggaaGGGTACTGAGGGgatgcaggctggggggggactggggggcactggagtctggggactgggggggactggggggcactgggggcactggggggcactggagtctggggactggggggggctggggggcactgggggcgctgggggggcactggagtctggggactgggggggactggggggcactgggggcactggggggcactggagtctggggactggggggggctggggggcactgggggcactggggggcactggagtctggggactggggggggctggggggcactgggggcgcTGGAGCCTGGGGACTGGGGCAACTGGGCgagactgggaggcactggaggGGTACTGAGGGGATGCAGGCTGGagggggactggggggcactggagtCTGGGgactgggagggctggggggcactgggggccaCTGGGGAGTACTGGGGGtagtggggggctgggggctgcggtggggctggggggcttctCGAGGGCACGGCCCCCCCCAGCGTGGGGCCCTGGAGGGGTTGGGGGCActtggggggggggccctgggcaATACTGGGGGATCTGGGATTCCtcggggatgctggggggcagTGGGAAACCCCTTGgagccccccccccaattcccccgtCTCCCCCCTTGCAGGCTGTACCCGGTGGGCATCACAGTGCAGCGCTACCCGGCCAAGGACGTGGTGCTCCACAACTACCGCGTGCCGGCGGGGGTGAGCacgggggggggtcccgggggtcccggggggggttGTCCCGgcgctgacacccccccccgctcgcAGACGCTGTGCCAAGTGGCCCTGTACGCCATGGGCCGCAGCCCGGACGTCTTCCCCCACCCCGAGCGCTACGACCCGTCCCGTTGGCTCGGCAAAGACGACACCAGCTTCAGGGCGTTGGCCTTCGGCTTCGGCGCCCGCCAGTGCATCGGCCGACGGCTCGCCGAGGCCGAGATGATGCTCTTCCTCATGCACGTGAGTGGggaccctcccccccccgcaatgCGCCCCTCCCCCAGCAGCCGGGGGTCCTGGGGCCCCCCACGGTTGGGTTGGCTTGACCCAACATCGGCTTGACTCAATCGCTTGGCTTGATCCAATGACGTCTCGACTTGACCCGACGTCTTGGCTTAACCCAACATCTTGGCTTAACCCAATGTCTCGGCTTGACCCAACGACTTGGCTTGACCCAACATTTGGCTTAACCCAATGGTTTGGCTTGACCCAATGACATCTTGATGTGACCCAATGACGCCTTGACTTGACCCAACGTCTTGGCTTGACCCAACGTCTCGGCTTAACCCAACGTCTCGGCTTGACCCAAGTCTTGGCTTGACCCAACGTCTTGGCTCCCACCAGGTCTTGCGCAACTTCACCATCGAGGCGGTGTCCACCGAGGACATCCGCACCGTCTTCCGCTTCATCCTCATGCCAGAGAAGTCGCCCCTGCTCACCTTCCGGACCCTCGACTGAGCCGGGGGgcccctggggggggtcccaacCCCAGTGCGACCCCCCCCACGGTCCCCCCGTGCAGGGGACAAGATGGGGAGAGCTGCGGGGATGGGGCGGTGGGGCAGGACTCCGTGGTCGCCCAAGTGTGGTGGGAAGTGGCATGTAAATCACATGCAAATGAGCTGCCCTGGCCGCTGATGGGAGCGGAGCAGGCaggggacccccaaacccccaataAAGTCTTCGTGCAGGCAGAGCGCTGGCCTCATCTGGGGGGAACAAGGGACCCCAAACGGTGGCGGGATGGGACAGGGGCCCGATCCCCACTGGGGGCACCCCCAAaaacggggcggggggctgcACAGAGATGCCTCGAAAAGATCCTTTATTGAAAGCCACCCCCGGGCTGGGCAGCCCAGCGCCGGCTGGGGACCGTGGGCCGGTGAcggtgtccccagggtggggggggggtctaGAAGAGCCGGAGCAGGAACTCGGGCCCCCAGTCGAGCGCGGTGTGGGTGACGGCCAGCGCCACGGCCCCCAGCGTGGCCGACAGCCCCCAGACAGCCACCTTCACCAGCGGGTTGCGaccggcggcgggcagggggatGGCGGcatcgccccccgccccggccggctcCCGGCGCTGCCGGCGCAGGACGGCGTCGGGGCGCTGGCAGGACGCGGCGCGTTGGAAGGCACCGAAGGACTGGATGGCGATGCTGCgacggggcaggggggaaagagggggacGCGCCGGGTCAACCTTGGgattgggggtggtggtggggcggGGGGTCCGGCGCCCCCAGAACTCACCTTTTGTGGTGCTGCCGGGAAAGGCGCGCGTGGGGGTGCCGTTGGAAAAGCTCCTGCGCCCGCGACACCAGGCGCTCGTAGGGCAAATCCCGCGGGATGCGGGAGAGGAGCTGGTGGAGGCTGGGCATGTCGCAGGGGGCacccagcacctcctcctcccgGTGCAGGACCACCTACCGACGGCACCCACCGCCTTAGAGACCCCCGCCTCGCCCAGACCTTGGGTGtcggaagggggggggggggtcatccTCGGCGCTTACCGCGGCGGCAAAGTAGACGGGCATGAGTGGGTGGGAGGCGAGGAAGAAGTCGAAGAGCCGCAGGGTGTGATGGAAGTCGGTGAGGACGTGGCCGTACCAGGTGATGAGCCAGCTCAGGGCGAAGACGGTGCCCACCTCGGCCCTGCCGGCGCCCAGACGGGACGGTGAGGGGCGACCGGGGGGGATGGGGGTCACCCCACACGTgtgcgtgtccccccccgcccccgccggcctgTCTCCCATCGCCGTACCTCTGCATGAAGTCGTGGAGCCGGGGGCTCTCGCGCTGCAGCAGCGGCATGAGGTAGTTGAGGATGTGCTTGGTGCTGTCCATCGTGGGGTCCATGAAgtccctgggggggacacggggcggggggggacacacccacccacccaccgggGTGGTGGCAccggcacaccccccccccccccgaccaccGGCATCCCAGGCAGGGCGGTGGCATCACCCCCCGGCACCGTGGGGGGGACGCCGGGGCAGGGTGGTGGGTCCCGGGGGAACgccagggtgggctggggggtccttggggggggTCTGGGATGGCTGGGGGGAGTCCcggggggatgctggggcaggctgtgggggtcctggagggaCACCAGGGTGAGtcggggggggcagaggggacgcTGGCAtgggctgggggtcccagggggatgctggggcaagtgtgggggtcccagggggatgctggggcaggtggggggtcccggggggatgctggggtggggtgggtgtcctGGTGAGACTCTGGGATGGCTGGGGGTGGTCCCACAGGGACACTAAGGtgggctgggggtcctggggggacacCACAGTGGGTGGGAGGGGTCCAAGGGGGGGACGCTGGCAtgggctgggggtcccaggggtatgctggggcaggtggggggggtcctgaggggatgttggggcaaatggggggggtcccagggggatgctggggcaagtgggggggtcctgaggggatgttggggcaaatggggggggtcccagggggatgctggggcaagtgggggggtcctgaggggatgttggggcaaatggggggggtcccagggggatactggggcaggtgggggggtcccagagggatgctggggcaggtgggggggtcccagagggatgctggggcaggtgggggggtcccagggggatgctggggcaggctgggggtcctggggggacaccagggtgggtgggtgggggggacgcTGGCATGggccgggggtcccggggggaaTGCCGGGGCAggtggggggtcccgggggcGCAGCAGGGCgggcgggggtcccggggggtTACCGGAGGTGGTGGGTGGAGAGCTGCTCGAGcaggggggcggcgcggcgctggCCCAGCACCAGGAGCAGGGTGAGGGCCACGTCGTGGTAGCCCTGGTAGTAGTGGAGCTGGGGGTGGGCGCGCAGGACGTGCAGGATGAGACCCgccagctgctcctgcagcacccGCCGCTGCTCCGCCGGCATGCCTGGGGGGGCAGCACCCGCTGCACACCGGGGGGGCCCCAGCCCCGTCGCCCCCGACACGCAGCCCCCGCGGGGAGATCCCCCCCAGCCCGGGCACAGCCCCTCTGTAGCGCCCCCATAGccaggcacagcccccccccatcGCGGAGCCCCCCCACACCCAAGAgcagccccccccaacccaggCAAGCCCCCCTCTATTGGAAAGGCCCCCCAAATCCAAGTACAGCCCCCCCCATCGCAGAGCCCCCCCATACCCAAGTGTAGACCTCCCCCAACCCAGGCAAGCCCCCCTCTATTGGAAAGGCCCCCCAAATCCAAGTACAGCCCCCCCGCATTGCAGAGACCCCCTCATACCCAAGAgcagccccccccaacccaggCAAGCCCCCCTCTATTGGAAAGCCCCCCAAATCCAagtacagcccccccccccattgcagAGACCCCCTCATACCCAAGAgcagccccccccaacccaggCAAGGCCCCCTCTATTGGAAAGCCCCCCAAATCCAagtacagccccccccccatcgcAGAGCCCCCCCAGAGCCAGGCCTAGCCCCCCGCCCAGCAAGCACAGGCACCCCcattgcagcccccccccccccaggcagttccagcccccccagccccggcactgagcccccccagcccgtggggggGTCCCGGACTCACCGGGGGGGAAGCGGGGTGTCGAGCGAGCCACGTCCAGCAGAACCTGCCCCCGGTCCCGGTGGTCTtggagggcggggggggctgcgggggggcacgagagaaggtggggggggggaacaaaacccGCACCGCCCCGGGTGctgtgtcgggggggggggctgggaatgGAGGGAATGGGGATGAGGGGGGAAATGGGGTGGGGGGTAAAGGGGGGGAATGGGGGAGTTTAAATGGGGGGGGAatggtggggtgaggggggtggggatgggggaaatGGGGTGGGGGGTAaagggggggaatggggggagTTTAAACggagggggaatggggggggctggggggctggggctggggcaaaTGCGGTGGGCGGGtagggaacgggggggggggaaacggggaGGGGGGCGCCAGCCCATTGCGCCGGGCCGAGGCTGATCAGGAATGGGGTGTAAACCAGGGCCCCGGCCTCCCtgcgccccctccccagcccgccgtgccccccccccccctcgccgtaCCTGGCCGGGGGGGCAGGTTGCAGGGGTCGACGCTGAGCAGCCGGGGCCAGACCTGGGGGCGCAGCTCGGGGCAGAGCCCCCCCTCGCCCAGGGCGGCCgcccgcagcccctccagccccaccgggTCGCTGCGCAGCGCCCGCAGCACCTGCACCCGCTGCCGTGCCCGCCGCCCGCACCGCCCCGACGCTGCCGGGCAGGCACGAGGGCACcgtcggcacggcacggcaccgCGTGGCACCGCGTGGCCCCGTCGACGCGGCAAAGCGCGGCACAGCGCGGCGCGGTCGGCGCGGCGTGgcgtggcacggcacggccgGCGTGGAGCGGCACGGCGAAGCGCGGCACCGCAGTGGCCCGcgcggcacggcgcggcacgGTCGGCGTGGCAGAGCGTGGCGTGGCGCggtacggcacggcacggcaccgCAGTGATTCACACGGCGCGGCACTACGACGGCTCACGAGGCACGGCATGGCAAGGCCAAAGCGGAGCGGCACGGTCGGCGCGGCACGGCACCGCGACGGCCTtcatggcacggcacggcgcaACGCGCCACGGCGTGGCACCACGGTGGCTCATGCGGCACGGCACGGCCAACGCGGCGCGGGATGGTCGGCAGGGTACGGCGCGGCGTGGCATGGCACCGCGGTGGCCTTCACGGCACGGCTGGTTCGGCATGACACGgagcggcacggcacggcgcgacGTAGCATGGCAAagcgtggcacggcacggcacggcacggcacagcggggcccaccccccccccccccaaaaaaaaaaaaccctctatttTTGGGCACCACAGCCCACCCCCCATCACAGCCCCCCGaatgccccccagccccccagccagcaccccccccccctaaaaaagCCCTCCGCAACCCAGTGcgacccccagcccagcccctccccctgccccccagcgcagcccccactgccccccccgaGCCAgacacccccccgccgcccccccggcccccttttgcccccccccgggcccaaaccccgccccccgcgccccccagtcccccccgttccccccagtcccccaccccccctcacctgcgctccccccgccgctcatcgccccgccgccccgccccctccctttccccgcccccccctcgcCATTGgtcgcccctccccgcccccggccgcgccATTGGTTCCCTCCGCCGCCCCTCAGCGGAGCAGAAGGAGGAGGGGACCGAGTTGGGGCGGTGGGCGTGTCGCCACCAGCGGGGGATTCTGGGAGTTGGAGTCCCGCCGCGCCCCGCTCCTCCCATTGGtcgggaggggcggggagggggaggggggcggggcggtTGCCAAGGTTACAAAGGCCgtggcgggcggggggcgcgcTACGGTGgccgggaagcggcggcggcggcggcggcggcggggccggggtcggGCCCAGCATGGGCGaccgcggcgggagcgggggggcCCGGAGGAgacggggggcggcgggggggggcacagcgGCGGCGCGgcacagccccggccccgggcagggGGACGGCGGCGGTGACCCCGCTCACGACCCCGGCGGAGATTTCAGGTAACGGGCCGCAACGCgcacgcccccccacccccaccccggtggtcccgggacccccctccccttccccgccgctgtcccgtcccccccccggtTCCTCTTGCGACACGGCggggccctccccgggcgggAGCCGCTTCCTGGGGCGCCGGTGGGCCCCCCCCGGTTGCTGccggtgtccccatccccgcaGCCGGGACCCCCCACACCGGCTGGGGGGTCTTGAACCCCATAACCCCcgggactgcccccccccccttccctggggtctgagcctgggggggggctgtgacCCTCCGCACCCTGGGGGGGTCCCactgtcccccccggcccccctcggctggcctggaggggggggggggcaacggcTTGTCCCCAcgggggtttgtttgggggggggggggctaagtTGGGTGCTgggctgtgacacccccccccccccccccccggtgcctcAGGTGGCAGCGGCTGCCCCTGGTTGGGGTCCCCCTGCCCTGGGAGGGGGGTCCCATCCCCTGGGGACCCAAATCCACGTCACCTAAACCCCCCAGGAGTGTGTGTCGTGTTCCcccagcacgggggggggggtggggggtcctgctctgctcccccccccccccccccaggcaggagCGAGGGGCTGTGGGCCGGTGGGTGAGCCCTGCCTGTGATAACACCCCAAAAACAGAACTGCACCCCCACACACTCcccttgggggggaggggggggcaggatcGGTCCCTGACCcctccgcagccccccccccccccccccagccttatctggggcggggggggggactctgaacccagccctgggagctgccCGCCCTGCCTGCAACTCCGGGCTGCGCCCAGCCCTGGCACCGCTCGAACGTGCCTGGGAcacccccgtccccgtcccctcccgcgGGGGTGGAATCGTGTCCCCACGCACTGGGGGGGGCCCtctacaccccccacccccccgccatgctcccctcctgcctgctaCCTGCCCGTCCCGGCGCTGCCCTcccgcctgcagcccccccaaccTGTTACAAAATCCATGGGGGGGGGTTCCACCCCCCCTCTTCCCCAAAAATTTCCCATTCCTGTCCCCAAGGCGCTGCcggggtccctggggtggctcTGGCTGTGTGCGTGTGACCCCCCCCACGCTGACCCCACCGCCGCTGTGTGTGTGTACCCCCTCCCCCATTTGCCCCCCCCAAGGTGTCACAAGGTGCAGGAGTCTCTGCTGAGCTCGGCCAGCGGCTACAGCAACTACCGCGGCATCCTCAACTGGTGTGTGGTCATGCTGGTGAGTCGGAAACGGGGactagggggggggggaacccccatGTCACACCGGACCGAACCCCCCCGGCAGCACGACCGCGGCTCTGGCGCGGTGACGGCTAATCCACCGGTGTGGTTTTAATTCAATTAGCGGGTGAAAGCCGGCAGAAGGGACTCGGCTGCGGCCGATTAGCTCGGCCACCGACGGCGGTTGTGCCACGACGGGGTCGCCGGTCTTCCCTGGcacggcggcggtggcggtgagggagggggggaaaggcgTGAAGTTCCCCCTCCCCGGGGCGACCGTGGTTGCGTGGCGGCCGTCGTTTCTGGGCCGGCGTGTGACTCACCGCGCCGCGTGCCGCAACCCTTGCACAGACTCGTGGCACCGGTGACGCAAGAGCGTTCCTGAGCCGGCCCCAACCCCGGGGTTCCCCGGGGAGGGCACCGGGGGTCCccggggaggaggtgggggctgtgtcgtgtgtgtccccccccccctctccttccaccgcccccagcacctccttcctcttccaggtCTTGAGCAATGCCCGGCTCTTCCTGGAAAACCTCATCAAGTGAGTTGGGGGGGGGAACACGAACATCGGGGGTGTCATCGATCCCTGGGGTCCCGCTGGAGGGATCCTGAGGGGCtgttggggatttggggggagcagggggtgtCCCCGTGGGGGAACGGTGGTGCGGGTGGGAGTGCACCCCCAAGCGCCGTAGTGGGTGTCCAGGGGGGCCCATCTGGCTTCGGGAGCTGGTTGCTCaggtgtgtccccccctccacACAGGTACGGGATCCTGGTGGACCCCATCCAGGTGGTCTCCCTCTTCCTCAAAGACCCCTACAGCTGGCCCTCCCTCTGCCTGATCATCGGTGAGTGCCCCCCCAGGAATGGGGGGGGCTGGCGAAGCCCATCACCCCCACTCGGGGCCGTGGGGACGCAGTCCTGCCAGCTCCaacgccttcctcctcctcctcctcctcctcttctctttacAGCGGCCAACATCTTCGTGGTGGTGGCCCTGGCCCTGGAGAGACGGCTGGCAGTGGTGAGCCCCCCCGGGGGTGCTGGGAGCCCCCTCCCCGTGCCTGGAGGGTCCCCCCCTGCGCCCCCCACCCCGGTTTCACGTCTCCCTCCCGCAGGGCTCCCTCTCGGAGGGGGCGGGGGCCGCCCTGCAcaccctcaacctgctggccatccTCTGCTTCCCCGCCGGCGTCGTGCTGGTGATCACCTCCATCACCCCAGGTGAGGGGAGAGGagccgggggggacacacagggacaggaTCCAGGCTCgccctggggttggggggggtcaggATTgggccctgccccccccccaccccttctcaccacctctcctctccccgcagTGGGGGCCGTCTTCACCCTGGCCATCTACACCATCATCTTCCTCAAGCTCTTCTCCTTCAGGGACGTCAATAAGTGGTgtagggagaggagggaggtgaaaacagcccccccggcccccgaggACAGCTCG is from Accipiter gentilis chromosome 2, bAccGen1.1, whole genome shotgun sequence and encodes:
- the LOC126048019 gene encoding TBC1 domain family member 20-like translates to MPCLVSRRSAAPCESLRCRAVPYRATPRSATPTVPRRAARATAVPRFAVPLHAGRAVPRHAAPTAPRSSGRCGRRARQRVQVLRALRSDPVGLEGLRAAALGEGGLCPELRPQVWPRLLSVDPCNLPPRPAPPALQDHRDRGQVLLDVARSTPRFPPGMPAEQRRVLQEQLAGLILHVLRAHPQLHYYQGYHDVALTLLLVLGQRRAAPLLEQLSTHHLRDFMDPTMDSTKHILNYLMPLLQRESPRLHDFMQRAEVGTVFALSWLITWYGHVLTDFHHTLRLFDFFLASHPLMPVYFAAAVVLHREEEVLGAPCDMPSLHQLLSRIPRDLPYERLVSRAQELFQRHPHARLSRQHHKSIAIQSFGAFQRAASCQRPDAVLRRQRREPAGAGGDAAIPLPAAGRNPLVKVAVWGLSATLGAVALAVTHTALDWGPEFLLRLF